A window of the Gemmatirosa kalamazoonensis genome harbors these coding sequences:
- a CDS encoding flagellin, whose translation MKIQTNTAATSALGYMKVNAQNTERSIQKLSSGFRINRAADDAAGLAIANALRADVKTLGQAQRNAAQASAMLQVADGAAQTMGNIFDRMRELASQGASATIGGQGTKLQDEWDALFSEATRIVTSTSYQGTNVLKDLVGSSSIAATAGQIGWASDSTIDGANSALDVALADGTYQLKDEVDAQGNATGKLELWSTGANAAKLATSTAALTTTGATQTAHFGAGFGDVEISSSFVAAAPASLGTAGTSTLGATNPIDASDTTFLSITTDVGVDTNGQYTVDEDANFITLYKQGSGTLDPANIVGRIDKSTLHAAATPGDELGQVAAFEDAAGNSIGITLTLGFNYDKANTDLATLQFDIAGAAAATPAAASSANGDSFISTGQKAAIAAGAPSILVGTSASQGAGAAGYLSDDSIGLDIGSLDVNAINDLMGAGNTVSSAVSLTTAAGSRDALARLDTALQTLNTFVGKLGAAESRIDYATQNVDSMLQNTQAAESSIRDADMAQEMTTFTKNNILQQAAQSMLAQANQGSQGILQLLRG comes from the coding sequence ATGAAGATCCAGACGAACACCGCCGCGACGAGCGCCCTGGGCTACATGAAGGTCAACGCCCAGAACACCGAGCGCTCGATCCAGAAGCTCTCCTCGGGCTTCCGCATCAACCGCGCGGCGGACGACGCGGCGGGCCTCGCGATCGCGAACGCGCTCCGCGCCGACGTCAAGACGCTCGGCCAGGCGCAGCGGAACGCGGCGCAGGCGAGCGCGATGCTGCAGGTCGCCGACGGTGCCGCGCAGACGATGGGCAACATCTTCGATCGTATGCGCGAGCTCGCGTCGCAGGGCGCCTCGGCGACGATCGGCGGCCAGGGCACGAAGCTGCAGGACGAGTGGGACGCGCTCTTCAGCGAGGCCACGCGCATCGTGACGAGCACGTCGTACCAGGGCACGAACGTGCTGAAGGACCTCGTCGGCTCGTCGTCGATCGCCGCGACCGCCGGTCAGATCGGCTGGGCGTCGGACAGCACGATCGACGGCGCGAACTCGGCGCTCGACGTGGCGCTGGCGGACGGCACGTACCAGCTGAAGGACGAGGTGGACGCGCAGGGCAACGCCACCGGTAAGCTCGAGCTGTGGTCGACCGGCGCGAACGCCGCGAAGCTCGCGACGTCGACCGCCGCGCTGACGACGACGGGCGCGACGCAGACGGCCCACTTCGGCGCCGGCTTCGGTGACGTGGAGATCAGCAGCTCGTTCGTCGCCGCGGCCCCGGCGAGCCTGGGCACGGCGGGCACGTCGACGCTCGGCGCGACGAACCCGATCGACGCCAGCGACACGACGTTCCTGTCGATCACGACCGACGTCGGCGTGGACACGAACGGCCAGTACACGGTCGATGAGGACGCGAACTTCATCACCCTGTACAAGCAGGGCAGCGGCACGCTGGACCCGGCGAACATCGTCGGCCGCATCGACAAGTCGACGCTCCATGCGGCGGCGACGCCGGGTGACGAGCTCGGTCAGGTCGCCGCGTTCGAGGATGCCGCGGGCAACAGCATCGGCATCACGCTCACGCTCGGCTTCAACTACGACAAGGCGAACACCGACCTCGCGACGCTGCAGTTCGACATCGCGGGTGCGGCGGCGGCGACGCCGGCTGCGGCCAGCAGCGCGAACGGCGACAGCTTCATCTCGACCGGCCAGAAGGCGGCGATCGCGGCGGGTGCTCCGTCGATCCTCGTCGGCACGAGCGCCAGCCAGGGCGCCGGCGCGGCGGGCTACCTGAGCGACGACTCGATCGGCCTCGACATCGGCTCGCTCGACGTCAACGCGATCAACGACCTGATGGGCGCCGGCAACACCGTCTCGTCGGCGGTCTCGCTGACGACGGCCGCGGGCTCCCGCGACGCGCTGGCCCGCCTCGACACCGCGCTGCAGACGCTGAACACGTTCGTCGGTAAGCTCGGTGCCGCGGAGTCGCGAATCGACTACGCGACGCAGAACGTCGACTCGATGCTGCAGAACACGCAGGCCGCCGAGTCCTCGATCCGCGACGCCGACATGGCGCAGGAAATGACGACGTTCACGAAGAACAACATCCTGCAGCAGGCGGCGCAGTCCATGCTCGCGCAGGCGAACCAGGGCTCGCAGGGCATCCTCCAGCTGCTCCGCGGCTGA
- the fliW gene encoding flagellar assembly protein FliW, translated as MPLTLAPVPAPMSSDESIVLPSLLLESVTARRSDLFTLPAGVYGFESCRTYALVPSGREKLWWLQSADRPELVFLVADPFHFFPGYEADVPPAELAQVGASSDGTLMVLAIVTLPQRDGEGPTANLRAPLVLDVDRRVGRQVVLVDERYAVQTPFALS; from the coding sequence GTGCCGCTCACCCTCGCCCCCGTCCCGGCGCCGATGTCGTCCGACGAGTCGATCGTCCTCCCGTCGCTCCTTCTGGAGTCGGTCACCGCGCGCCGGTCCGATCTCTTCACGCTGCCCGCCGGCGTCTACGGGTTCGAGAGCTGCCGCACGTACGCGCTCGTGCCGTCGGGCCGCGAGAAGCTGTGGTGGCTGCAGTCCGCCGACCGGCCGGAGCTCGTGTTCCTCGTCGCCGACCCGTTCCACTTCTTCCCGGGCTACGAGGCCGACGTGCCGCCGGCGGAGCTGGCGCAGGTCGGCGCGTCGAGCGACGGCACGCTCATGGTGCTCGCCATCGTGACGCTGCCGCAGCGCGACGGGGAAGGACCGACCGCCAACCTGCGGGCGCCGCTCGTGCTGGACGTGGATCGGCGCGTGGGCCGGCAGGTGGTGCTGGTGGACGAGCGGTACGCCGTGCAGACGCCGTTCGCGCTGAGCTGA
- a CDS encoding flagellin: MRITNALVTHGLISQLTGASARLTEAQERVTTGLRVQKMSDDPAAAATIMQTSSALRSLGQFRTNVQRASAEVTAEDSALGQLGDVLMRAKELAFAQQGVNANATTRAAAAAEVQQLIGQVVSIGNTKFGDSYIFGGMNSTNVAPFDASQTTQTPNYVAIPAGAATPRIPQGMRSMETESGQPMTGAHDGDTVFLQTGVLSSLQDLYAGLTANSGSAVTTSLGELDGAFNAVQALVGDVGARQNRLDAMAAHLDAYEQNLQGTKSSLSEVDMEEAITEMVARQTAYQAAMQASSRVMGLSLTDYLR, translated from the coding sequence ATGCGCATCACCAACGCTCTCGTCACCCACGGCCTCATCTCGCAGCTCACGGGCGCCAGCGCCCGGCTCACCGAGGCCCAGGAGCGCGTGACCACCGGGCTGCGCGTGCAGAAGATGTCCGACGACCCCGCGGCCGCGGCGACGATCATGCAGACGTCGAGCGCGCTCCGGTCGCTCGGCCAGTTCCGCACGAACGTCCAGCGGGCGAGCGCCGAGGTGACGGCGGAGGATTCGGCGCTCGGGCAGCTCGGCGACGTCCTCATGCGGGCGAAGGAGCTCGCCTTCGCGCAGCAGGGCGTGAACGCGAACGCGACCACGCGCGCCGCGGCCGCCGCGGAGGTGCAGCAGCTCATTGGGCAGGTCGTGTCGATCGGCAACACGAAGTTCGGCGACAGCTACATCTTCGGCGGCATGAACTCGACGAACGTCGCGCCGTTCGACGCGAGCCAGACGACGCAGACCCCGAACTACGTCGCCATCCCGGCGGGCGCCGCGACGCCGCGGATCCCGCAGGGGATGCGGTCGATGGAGACCGAGTCCGGACAGCCGATGACCGGCGCGCACGACGGCGACACGGTCTTCCTGCAGACCGGCGTGCTCTCCTCGCTGCAGGATCTCTACGCCGGCCTCACCGCGAACTCCGGCTCGGCCGTCACCACCTCGCTCGGGGAGCTCGACGGCGCGTTCAACGCCGTGCAGGCGCTCGTCGGCGACGTCGGCGCGCGGCAGAACCGCCTGGACGCGATGGCGGCGCACCTCGACGCGTACGAGCAGAACCTCCAGGGCACGAAGTCGTCGCTCTCCGAGGTGGACATGGAGGAGGCGATCACCGAGATGGTCGCCCGCCAGACCGCCTACCAGGCGGCGATGCAGGCGTCGTCGCGCGTCATGGGGCTCAGCCTCACGGACTACCTTCGTTAG
- a CDS encoding sigma-54-dependent transcriptional regulator translates to MATILYVDDEPAVGLIVEETLRRAGHETLGARHVPEALHLLERNAVDLIVSDYRMPGITGLEFLSMLQREGYDVPVIMLTGYASIEHAVASIKAGAIDYITKPVRPQQLELAVDQALEYVRLRRENETLKREVMEIRSERQIVGDSSAIRKILQTVKTAAPTRAPILLQGESGVGKELFARAVHEQSDRRDRPFIALNCAALPEGLIESALFGHEKGAFTGAIKRVEGAFERAHRGTLLLDEISEMRLDLQAKLLRVLQEQEFERVGGTAPIKVDVRIIATTNRDLADEVRGGRFRQDLFYRLSVIPMQIPALRERAEDIPLLAYRFAMRTAEEMGKKLEGIAPETLEMLQRYPWPGNVRELQHVVERAVILTPDPVLPPHALEAERFGLTHAIAGGRGAGSAPWSPTAHPAEGNGGPAADDPMRVVLTSLDVNDAEKVLIARALQVADNNRTRAAELLGMSVRTLRNKLNNPSEAAP, encoded by the coding sequence ATGGCGACCATCCTGTACGTCGACGACGAGCCGGCCGTGGGGCTGATCGTGGAGGAGACGCTGCGGCGCGCCGGGCACGAGACGCTCGGCGCCCGGCACGTGCCGGAGGCGCTGCACCTGCTCGAGCGCAACGCCGTCGACCTCATCGTCTCCGACTACCGGATGCCCGGCATCACGGGGCTCGAGTTCCTGTCGATGCTGCAGCGCGAGGGCTACGACGTCCCGGTCATCATGCTCACCGGGTACGCGTCGATCGAGCACGCGGTCGCGTCGATCAAGGCGGGGGCGATCGACTACATCACGAAGCCGGTGCGCCCCCAGCAGCTCGAGCTCGCGGTCGACCAGGCGCTGGAGTACGTGCGGCTGCGGCGCGAGAACGAGACGCTGAAGCGCGAGGTCATGGAGATCCGGAGCGAGCGCCAGATCGTCGGCGACTCCTCGGCGATCCGGAAGATCCTCCAGACCGTGAAGACGGCCGCGCCCACCCGCGCCCCCATCCTCCTCCAGGGGGAGAGCGGCGTCGGCAAGGAGCTGTTCGCGCGCGCGGTCCACGAGCAGAGCGACCGCCGCGACCGGCCGTTCATCGCGCTGAACTGCGCGGCCCTGCCCGAGGGGCTCATCGAGAGCGCCCTGTTCGGCCACGAGAAGGGCGCGTTCACCGGCGCCATCAAGCGCGTCGAGGGCGCGTTCGAGCGCGCCCACCGCGGCACGCTGCTGCTCGACGAGATCAGCGAGATGCGCCTGGACCTCCAGGCGAAGCTGCTGCGCGTGCTGCAGGAGCAGGAGTTCGAGCGCGTCGGCGGCACGGCGCCGATCAAGGTCGACGTGCGCATCATCGCGACGACGAACCGCGACCTCGCGGACGAGGTGCGCGGCGGGCGCTTCCGGCAGGACCTGTTCTACCGCCTGAGCGTGATCCCGATGCAGATCCCGGCGCTGCGCGAGCGGGCCGAGGACATTCCCCTGCTCGCCTACCGGTTCGCCATGCGGACGGCGGAGGAGATGGGGAAGAAGCTGGAGGGGATCGCCCCCGAGACGCTGGAGATGCTCCAGCGCTATCCGTGGCCGGGGAACGTGCGCGAGCTGCAGCACGTCGTGGAGCGGGCGGTGATCCTGACGCCGGACCCGGTGCTCCCGCCGCACGCGCTCGAGGCCGAGCGGTTCGGCCTGACCCACGCGATCGCCGGCGGCCGCGGCGCGGGGTCGGCCCCCTGGTCCCCGACGGCGCACCCCGCCGAGGGCAACGGCGGCCCGGCGGCGGACGATCCGATGCGGGTGGTGTTGACGTCGCTCGACGTGAACGACGCCGAGAAGGTGCTCATCGCGCGCGCCCTGCAGGTGGCGGACAACAACCGGACGCGGGCCGCGGAGCTGCTCGGCATGTCGGTGCGGACGCTGCGGAACAAGCTGAACAACCCCAGTGAGGCGGCGCCGTGA